GTCACGATCGGTTTCACCGCCGACTCGTTCATCGTGTACTTCGAGCGCATCCGCGATGAGCTGCGTGACGGCAAGTCGATCACGGGCGCCGTCGAAGACGGCTGGGGCCGAGCGAAGCGCACGATCTACATCTCGAAGTCGATCAACATCCTCGCGGCCGTCGTGCTGTACATCCTGGCGGACGCGACCGTGAAGGGATTCGCCTTCACCCTGGGTCTTACGACCTTGATCGACATCCTGATCTTCATCCTGTTCACCCATCCGGTTCTCCAACTGCTGGCGCGTACCCGCTTCTTCGGCGGAGGACACCCGCTCTCCGGGCTCGATCCCGATGCGCTCGGTGCCGTCTATCGAGGGCGCGCGCAATTCCGCACCCCAGTCCTGGACGGAGCGAAGGGCTCCGCTGCTCGACGTACGGGCCGTTCACGCGGTGAGGCGGAGCGCCGCCAGACGATCGCGGAGCGCAAGCAAGCGGAACTGGCCGCCAAGAACACCGGCAGACCGAACTCGGCGACGGAGGGAGACGACTGATGCGCTCTATGAACGAGTTCGGAAACGACCTCTACACGGGCAAGACCTCCTTCCCCTTCGTCGGACGTCGCCGACTGTGGTTCATCATCGCCGCAGCCCTGGTCATCGCGGCCGCCCTCGTGCCGCTGTTTCGGCCGATCCAGTTCTCGATCGAGTTCACCGGCGGGTCGCAGTTCACCGTGAACCAGGTCGCGAATCCCGATCAGACCGCCGCCACGGCGGCCGTGCAGTCCGTGGTTCCCGGTGCGACGACGAAGGTCACGACCATCGGTTCGGACGCGCTTCGCATCCAGACCGACCAGATGACCAACACGGAGACCCAGGCCGTCACCACCGCCTTGGCGCAGAAGTTCGCCGTGCAGGAGTCCGACGTCAGCTCGTCCTTCATCGGACCGAGCTGGGGTCAGGATGTCACCCGCCAGTCGCTGTGGGGGCTCGCGATCTTCCTCGCGCTCACGTTCGTGATCCTCGCCATCTACTTCCGCACCTGGAAGATGTCGGTCGCGGCGATCATCGGACTGATCGATGTTCTGGTCGTCACGGTCGGCGTCTACGCCCTCTTCGGCTTCGAGATCTCGCCCGCAGCCGTCATCGGCTTCCTCACGATCCTGTCGTACTCGCTGTACGACACGACGGTCGTCTTCGACAAGATCCGCGAGAACACCCGCGAAGACGGCGAGAAGTCGGGGCGTACTTTCGGCGAGTCGGTCAACCTCGCGGTGAACCAGACGCTGATCCGATCGATCAACACGACGGTGGTCGCCGCGCTTCCGACGGGAGCGATCCTGTTCATCGGAGCGCTGTGGCTCGGCGCGCAGACGCTGACCGACATCTCCCTGTCGATCTTCGTCGGAACGATCGTCGCCGCATACTCGACGCTGTTCGTCGCGGCGCCGCTGTACTCGCTGCTGCGTGAGAACGAGTCGGACCTCAGGGCGCGTGATGCGCGCGTTCTGGCTGCACGCGAGCGCGCCCGCGTCGACGCGTGAGCAGGGCACGGTCCGGCCGGGCGTAGGATTGACGGATCATTCAAGGCGGAGGTGAGCGGATGGCCGAGACGGTTCCCACGTCTGCCGGAAACGTCGCGCCCCCGCCCAGTTCCACTCTGCGCCGTCTGGTGCCTCGCATCTTCTCGCGTGCGCCGTCACGCAACGGCGTCGAACAGCTGATCCGCACAGTCCGCACGCACCATCCGAAGGGTGACGTCGCGATCATCGAGCGCGCCTATCAGGTGGCGGCTCGGGCGCACGCCAGCCAGAAGCGGCAGAGCGGCGAGCCCTACATCACGCACCCGCTGGCCGTCGCGCAGATCCTCGCCGACCTCGGCCTCGGTCCGCGCGCCATCGCCGCCGCCCTCCTGCACGACACCGTCGAAGACACCGACTACCGGCTCGACGAGCTGACGGCGGATTTCGGCGACGAGGTCGCCATGCTCGTCGACGGCGTCACCAAGCTCGACAAGGTCAAGTACGGAGACGCCGCACAGGCGGAGACCGTCCGCAAGATGATCGTCGCGATGTCCAAAGACATCCGGGTGCTGATCATCAAGCTGGCCGACCGGCTGCACAACGCGCGCACCTGGGGCTTCGTGCCCCCGGAGAAGGCGGCGAAGAAGGCGACCGAGACGCTCGAGATCTACGCGCCGCTGGCTCACCGGCTCGGCATCCAGGCGGTCAAGAGCGAGCTGGAGGATCTGTCCTTCGCCGTCCTGCACCCGAAGCTGTACGCCGAGATCGACAGCCTCGTGAAGCAGCGCACGCCTCAGCGCGAAGAGTACGTCCACAAGGTGATCGAGGCCGTCGAGGCCGACCTGCGTGACCTCCGCATCCGAGGGCGCGTCATGGGCCGGCCCAAGCAGCTCTACTCGGTCTATCAGAAGATGGTCGTGCGCGGCCGCGAGTTCGACGACATCTACGACCTCATCGGCATCCGCGTGCTCGTCGGGACCGTGCGCGACTGCTATGCCGTGCTGGGCTCGATCCATGCGCGCTGGACGCCGATTCCGGGTCGCTTCAAGGATTACATCGCCACCCCCAAGTTCAACCTCTACCAATCGCTGCACACGACCGTGATCGGCCCCGGCGGACGCACTGTCGAGATCCAGATCCGCACCAACGAGATGCACCAGCAGGCGGAGTACGGCGTCGCCGCGCACTGGAAGTACAAGGAGCGGATGGCGGGCGGGAAGTCCGACACGAAGGCCGTCGACACCGACATGGCCTGGATCGCGCACATCTCCGACTGGCAGGCGGAGACGGCCGATCCGGGGGAGTTCCTCGACTCGCTGCGCTTCGAGATCGGCGCGAAGGAGGTCTACGTCTTCACCCCGAAGGGGAGGGTCATCGGTCTTCCCGCGGGGGGCACACCGGTGGACTTCGCGTATGCGGTGCACACCGAAGTCGGTCACCGCACGATGGGCGCGAAGGTCAACGGTCGACTCGTGCCGCTGGAGTCGGAGCTGCATTCCGGCGATGTCGTCGAGGTCTTCACGTCGAAGAACCCGGATGCCGGGCCGAGCCAGGACTGGCTGAGCTTCGTCAAGAGCACGCGGGCGCGCAACAAGATCCGCGGATGGTTCACGAAGGAGCGCCGCGAAGAAGCGGTGGAGCAGGGTAAGGACGCCATCGCGCGGGCCATGCGCCGGCAGAACCTGCCGCTGCAGCGACTGATGAACCAGGACTCGTTCACCGAGGTCGCCCATCAGCTGCGCTACGAGGACGTCACGGCTCTGTACGCCGCCGTCGGCGAGGGGCACGTATCGACGCAGTCGGTGATCGAGAAGGTCACAGCGCTGGTCAGCTCTGAGGAAGACACCTCCACGGGCCCGATCGAGATCCCGCACATCGGACGCTCGAAGGCGCCCCGCGGCGGCGACTCTGGTGTCCTGGTGCGCGGCGCCCCCGACATCCTGGTCAAGCTCGCCAAGTGCTGCACGCCGGTGCCGGGCGACGACATCGTCGGGTTCGTCACGCGGGGCAGCGGCGTGTCGGTGCACCGCGCGGACTGCACGAACGTCCGGTCGCTGCAGGATGATCCGGACCGCATGATCGACGTGGCCTGGGCGCCGACGACCAAGAGCGTGTTCCTGGTTCACATCCAGGTCGAGGCACTCGATCGCTCCGGGCTGCTGAGCGACATCACGCGAGTGCTGAGCGAGCACCACGTCAACATCCTCTCGGCGTCGGTGCAGACCACCAACGACCGCCTCGCGCTCAGCCGCTACGTGTTCGAGATGGGCGACATCGTGCATCTCGACCGGGTGCTCAACGCCGTCCGCCGCATCGACGCCGTGTACGACGTCTACCGGGTGACCTCTTCCTGAGCGCACGTGCGCAGCACGGCGATGGCCGCGCGCTTGTGGTGCAGCGGTGGGCCGTCGGCCAGGACCTGCGCGGCCGTCGAGGCAAGACCCGGAGACCAGCGGAGAACAGCGGCGATCTCCGCCGCCGTGTCGACGCCGCCGCACTGATCCCGCACGAGATCAGCGAGCGTCCGGGCCGGTGTGGTCACGGCGACACCCGAGATCGCCATCACGTCCTCGCCGCGCAGCGCGACGTCGCGATAGACCAGTCGGTTGTCGACCACGGAATGGATCCGCCGCGCTGAGAACCGCTGGACGTCATGGCGCACCGGCGGCTCCGCCAGCGCACCGTGCACCCAGGCCGCCGATCGTCGCGTCAGCGCGAGCGCTGCCGACATCAGCGGACGCAGCGATCCCGCGCGCAGTTCCCGTGTCTCCACGGCATCCGTCGGCATGTAGGCCTCGCCGACCTCGACGAGGTCGCCGTCCAATCGAGCCGCGCTCAGCTCAGCCGTCGACAGCCGATCTCCGGCGAAGTAGAGGAAGGGCCAGCCCATGAGGGCAGTCTCCCCGTCGCGCGCGGTGCGCGGACGGGGAGACGGCGATCTGTGGACAGATTCGGACGGGGCCCGGCCGGGGAGGACGTGTCCTCAGCCGCCGAGGGCCTTCAGCCAGCCCTTGCGTGCCTCGAGCGCCTCGGTGGCCTTCGCGATGGCTCCCGCATTCTTCGACGCCTTGGCCTTCTCCAGGTCGGCTTCCAGGCCGGCGATGGCATCACGCAGCTGCTGCGTCATGTCGTTCTGACGGGCCTTGGTCTCGGGGTTGTTGCTCTTCCAGTCGGCATCCTCACGCGCCTTGACGCCCTGCTCGATCTTGCGCAGCTCGTCGTCGAGCCCACGCTCGGCTTCGCGCGGGAAGATACGACCGATCTCGTCCCAGCGACGCTGAATGCCGGTCAGCAGCGTCCGGGCCTTCACCAGGTCCTTCTCCTGCGGCACGGCTGCAGCCTCAGCGAGCAGCGCGCGCTTTGCCTCGATCTTCTCTCGCGACGCCTCGGCATCCGCCTGCTCACGGTCGCTACGTGCGGCGTACAGCGCATCGCCGGCCGCCTTGAAGCGTGCCCACAGCGCGTCGTCGGCCTTCTTACCGGCGCGACCCGCGCTCTTCCACTCGTCCAGCAGCGTGCGGTAGGCGCCGATGCCGTCCTCGCCCTTGCTGGCGAGCGCCTCGGCGCGCTCGACGAGGCGTGCCTTCGCGTCGCGAGCGGCGCGGTGCTGTTCGTCCATGCCCGAGTAGAACTCGCGGCGGTGCTTGTCGAGTGTGGCGCGCGCATCGCGGAAACGCTTCCACAGCTGCTGACCCGTGCTCTTAGGCAGACGCGGCCCGGTGGCCTGGTGGGCCTGCCACTGTGCGAACAGCTCGCCGATCTCGGCGGTCGTCTGCTTCCACTGGATCGACTTGGGGTCGCGGGCGGCCAGGGCTTCGATCCGCTCGACGAGCGCCGTCCGCTCTGCGATGGCGGCGTCGATCGCCTCGCGCTGGGCCTGGGCTTCTTCCGCCGACGCCTCGCTGAGGGCGGCATCCAGCGCGCTCAGCCGCGCCTCCAGTGCGGCGAGGTCGCCCACGGCGGCGGCACCGACGACGCGCTCACGCACGGTCGCCAGCGTCGTGCGCAGGTCCGATGCCGATGCCCCACCGTTGCGGTGACGAACCTCGAGCAAAGTGACCTCACCGGCGAGATCGACGTACTTGCGCTCGAAATACGCGAGAGCCTCGGCGGGCGTGCCATCGGGGTACTGACCCACGACACGCCAGTCGTCGCCCTCGCGGACCGAGACGGTACCGTCGTCGTCCACGCGACCGAACGAATCGGGCGCAGACGCCGGAAGCGGGGCGACCGCGGCGCGTCGCGCGGGCGGGCGGGGAACCGGCATCGCCCGAGGCGCCGGAGTCGGAGCCGGCGCGGCCGGAGCCGGCGCGGCGTCCGCAGCCGTCGCCTCGTCGACGAGGGGCGCGGCCTCTTCGGCGGCAACGGTGGCGGTGTCCTCGACAGGGACCTGTTCGGCAGGCTCGTGGTCGGGCTGGGAAGGGGAGACGTCAGTCACGGATAGCACCTCGTCGCGGCGCACGCCGCATGGGGGTTCGGTCGGCATAAGCCTATACGGGCACGCCCGTCATCCGCGGAGCGCCCACCCCGGACGCTCGCCGAGGGCCAGGACGGTCAGGGAGCGGTCGTCGGCGTCGGGGTCGGGGCGGGGATGTCGGATGAGCCGGGCAGCTCGACCGGAGTGGGAGCGGGTGTGCCGGCGTCTGTCGGTGCGGGTGTGGGAGCGCCCGGACCCGCCGTGTAGTACGCGACCTGCCCGCCGACCACCGCGAGGATGAGGAGTCCTCCGGCGACGCCGGCGATGACGTTGTCGCGGCGCCGGCGCGCGATGAGGCTCGCGTGGAACTCCTGGCGTGCCCGATAGACGCGTGCGCGTTCTTTCTCGTCGCGCGATTGCTTCTTGCCCGCCGCAGCCACCCGGACCTCCTTCGTCGTCGCGCACCACGACCGCGGTCATCCGGGCCGCGCGGCGCTCTGGGAAGACTACGTCCCGGCGAGCGCTGTCGACAAACGCGGTCGACCCCGACGTCGGCGGGCACGGATAGCCTGGTTCGGTGGCATCGGCATCCGCTCTCTTCCAGGGTCAGACCCCGCTGGCCGTGCGGATGCGACCGACCTCGCTGGAGGAGGTGGCCGGTCAGGGGCATCTGCTGCGACCCGGATCTCCCTTGGTCGCCCTCGCCGACCCTGCGGGCGCCGCGAAGACGGCCGTCTCGGTGATCCTGTGGGGGCCGCCCGGCACCGGCAAGACGACGCTCGCGCAGGCGATCGCGCGCACGTCCGGACGTCGGTTCGTGGAGCTCTC
The sequence above is a segment of the Microbacterium sp. PM5 genome. Coding sequences within it:
- the secF gene encoding protein translocase subunit SecF: MRSMNEFGNDLYTGKTSFPFVGRRRLWFIIAAALVIAAALVPLFRPIQFSIEFTGGSQFTVNQVANPDQTAATAAVQSVVPGATTKVTTIGSDALRIQTDQMTNTETQAVTTALAQKFAVQESDVSSSFIGPSWGQDVTRQSLWGLAIFLALTFVILAIYFRTWKMSVAAIIGLIDVLVVTVGVYALFGFEISPAAVIGFLTILSYSLYDTTVVFDKIRENTREDGEKSGRTFGESVNLAVNQTLIRSINTTVVAALPTGAILFIGALWLGAQTLTDISLSIFVGTIVAAYSTLFVAAPLYSLLRENESDLRARDARVLAARERARVDA
- a CDS encoding bifunctional (p)ppGpp synthetase/guanosine-3',5'-bis(diphosphate) 3'-pyrophosphohydrolase, whose amino-acid sequence is MAETVPTSAGNVAPPPSSTLRRLVPRIFSRAPSRNGVEQLIRTVRTHHPKGDVAIIERAYQVAARAHASQKRQSGEPYITHPLAVAQILADLGLGPRAIAAALLHDTVEDTDYRLDELTADFGDEVAMLVDGVTKLDKVKYGDAAQAETVRKMIVAMSKDIRVLIIKLADRLHNARTWGFVPPEKAAKKATETLEIYAPLAHRLGIQAVKSELEDLSFAVLHPKLYAEIDSLVKQRTPQREEYVHKVIEAVEADLRDLRIRGRVMGRPKQLYSVYQKMVVRGREFDDIYDLIGIRVLVGTVRDCYAVLGSIHARWTPIPGRFKDYIATPKFNLYQSLHTTVIGPGGRTVEIQIRTNEMHQQAEYGVAAHWKYKERMAGGKSDTKAVDTDMAWIAHISDWQAETADPGEFLDSLRFEIGAKEVYVFTPKGRVIGLPAGGTPVDFAYAVHTEVGHRTMGAKVNGRLVPLESELHSGDVVEVFTSKNPDAGPSQDWLSFVKSTRARNKIRGWFTKERREEAVEQGKDAIARAMRRQNLPLQRLMNQDSFTEVAHQLRYEDVTALYAAVGEGHVSTQSVIEKVTALVSSEEDTSTGPIEIPHIGRSKAPRGGDSGVLVRGAPDILVKLAKCCTPVPGDDIVGFVTRGSGVSVHRADCTNVRSLQDDPDRMIDVAWAPTTKSVFLVHIQVEALDRSGLLSDITRVLSEHHVNILSASVQTTNDRLALSRYVFEMGDIVHLDRVLNAVRRIDAVYDVYRVTSS
- a CDS encoding SAM-dependent methyltransferase → MGWPFLYFAGDRLSTAELSAARLDGDLVEVGEAYMPTDAVETRELRAGSLRPLMSAALALTRRSAAWVHGALAEPPVRHDVQRFSARRIHSVVDNRLVYRDVALRGEDVMAISGVAVTTPARTLADLVRDQCGGVDTAAEIAAVLRWSPGLASTAAQVLADGPPLHHKRAAIAVLRTCAQEEVTR
- a CDS encoding DUF349 domain-containing protein — encoded protein: MTDVSPSQPDHEPAEQVPVEDTATVAAEEAAPLVDEATAADAAPAPAAPAPTPAPRAMPVPRPPARRAAVAPLPASAPDSFGRVDDDGTVSVREGDDWRVVGQYPDGTPAEALAYFERKYVDLAGEVTLLEVRHRNGGASASDLRTTLATVRERVVGAAAVGDLAALEARLSALDAALSEASAEEAQAQREAIDAAIAERTALVERIEALAARDPKSIQWKQTTAEIGELFAQWQAHQATGPRLPKSTGQQLWKRFRDARATLDKHRREFYSGMDEQHRAARDAKARLVERAEALASKGEDGIGAYRTLLDEWKSAGRAGKKADDALWARFKAAGDALYAARSDREQADAEASREKIEAKRALLAEAAAVPQEKDLVKARTLLTGIQRRWDEIGRIFPREAERGLDDELRKIEQGVKAREDADWKSNNPETKARQNDMTQQLRDAIAGLEADLEKAKASKNAGAIAKATEALEARKGWLKALGG
- a CDS encoding dioxygenase, with the translated sequence MAAAGKKQSRDEKERARVYRARQEFHASLIARRRRDNVIAGVAGGLLILAVVGGQVAYYTAGPGAPTPAPTDAGTPAPTPVELPGSSDIPAPTPTPTTAP